Proteins from a single region of Dysosmobacter acutus:
- the rpsT gene encoding 30S ribosomal protein S20, producing the protein MPNIKSAKKRVLVAEMRNARNRAEKSALKTAIKKFEAAAEEGNRTEADGAFKVAVKKVDQAVAKGVLHKNTAAHRKSAMALKLNQIG; encoded by the coding sequence TTGCCGAACATTAAGTCTGCCAAGAAGCGCGTTCTGGTGGCAGAGATGAGAAACGCCCGCAACCGGGCCGAGAAGTCCGCGCTGAAGACCGCCATCAAGAAATTCGAGGCTGCTGCCGAAGAAGGCAATCGCACCGAGGCCGATGGCGCTTTCAAAGTCGCAGTGAAAAAGGTCGATCAGGCTGTTGCGAAGGGCGTTCTGCACAAGAACACCGCCGCTCACAGAAAGAGCGCTATGGCCCTCAAGCTCAACCAGATCGGTTGA
- a CDS encoding MATE family efflux transporter, which yields MEQSGMRNMTEGSPARHIFFFALPMFLGSLLQQLYNMVDSWVVGNYVGDAALAAVGIGFPVIFMFTSLFTGMANGGTVVISQFYGAGKMDRVRDAVDTVYTTFVVSAIPLTLLALMLVKPLLSLLQVDPAAYDEAWLYLMIVCGGLVGTIGYNTNAGILQGLGNSRTPLLFLAVAAVMNIVLDLALVLIFHWGVMGVAVATIFSQAFSWIFGVFYINRVYPQIGIHPFCFRFDRQLFADVMRIGLPAGVQMAMVSVGMMMVMGKVNTYGKAFTAGYNVGNKLDAVAFLPVQSLSNAVTAYVGQNIGAGASEGRVHQGIRVTVAMGVGWCLAMLALLMPFRSELVGFFSPSAEVVSAGAVYLKSILPFYPLFAVMFCLNNAMRGAGESMFPLICVVFSLILVRVPAVYLLAEHAGREMMFYGFGVGWAVGFAVSVIYYLAGRWKRHGSLAS from the coding sequence ATGGAACAATCCGGAATGCGGAACATGACGGAGGGCAGCCCCGCGCGGCACATCTTCTTCTTTGCCCTCCCCATGTTTTTGGGAAGCCTCCTCCAGCAGCTCTACAACATGGTGGACAGCTGGGTGGTGGGCAACTACGTGGGCGACGCCGCCCTGGCCGCGGTGGGCATCGGCTTCCCCGTGATCTTCATGTTCACCTCGCTGTTCACCGGTATGGCCAACGGCGGCACGGTGGTCATCTCCCAGTTTTACGGCGCCGGGAAGATGGATCGGGTCCGGGACGCGGTGGACACGGTCTACACCACCTTTGTGGTCTCCGCCATACCGCTGACGCTGCTGGCCCTAATGCTGGTCAAGCCGCTGCTGAGCCTTTTGCAGGTGGACCCGGCGGCCTACGACGAGGCGTGGCTCTACCTGATGATCGTCTGCGGAGGACTGGTGGGCACCATCGGCTACAACACCAACGCCGGTATTTTGCAGGGCTTGGGAAACAGCCGCACGCCGCTGCTGTTTTTAGCCGTCGCGGCGGTGATGAACATTGTGCTGGACCTGGCCCTTGTGCTGATCTTCCACTGGGGGGTCATGGGCGTGGCGGTAGCCACCATCTTCTCCCAGGCCTTCTCCTGGATCTTCGGCGTGTTCTACATCAACCGGGTCTATCCCCAGATCGGCATCCACCCCTTCTGCTTCCGGTTTGACAGGCAGCTCTTCGCCGACGTGATGCGCATCGGCCTGCCCGCCGGGGTCCAGATGGCCATGGTATCCGTGGGCATGATGATGGTGATGGGCAAGGTCAACACCTATGGCAAGGCCTTCACCGCCGGATACAACGTGGGCAACAAGTTGGACGCGGTGGCCTTTTTGCCGGTGCAGAGCCTGTCCAACGCCGTCACGGCCTACGTGGGCCAGAACATCGGCGCCGGCGCCTCCGAGGGCCGGGTCCACCAGGGCATTCGGGTGACGGTGGCCATGGGCGTGGGCTGGTGCCTGGCCATGCTGGCGCTGCTCATGCCCTTCCGGAGCGAGTTGGTGGGCTTCTTTTCCCCCAGCGCGGAGGTGGTCTCCGCCGGGGCCGTGTACCTCAAGTCCATCCTCCCCTTCTATCCCCTGTTCGCGGTGATGTTCTGCCTCAACAACGCCATGCGGGGCGCCGGGGAGAGCATGTTCCCCCTGATCTGCGTGGTGTTTTCCCTGATCCTGGTCCGGGTGCCGGCGGTGTACCTGCTGGCGGAGCACGCGGGCCGGGAGATGATGTTCTACGGCTTCGGCGTGGGCTGGGCCGTGGGCTTCGCCGTGTCCGTGATCTACTACCTTGCCGGCCGGTGGAAACGCCACGGCAGTCTTGCTTCATAG
- a CDS encoding helix-turn-helix domain-containing protein, which produces MDTKGLGKKLKSYRAKRGWSGADCAERIGISSRYLSDIERGDKVPTLETFVLILNTLQASADDVLQDSLVIGYEPKSNELLKRLYVLDINRRKQALELLESILSSLEKI; this is translated from the coding sequence GTGGATACCAAAGGCCTGGGAAAAAAACTAAAATCCTATCGGGCAAAGCGCGGTTGGAGCGGCGCGGACTGTGCGGAGCGAATCGGAATCAGCAGTAGGTATTTGTCCGATATTGAGCGCGGTGATAAAGTTCCCACTCTGGAGACCTTTGTGTTGATTCTCAACACCTTACAGGCATCTGCCGATGACGTGCTCCAGGACAGCCTAGTCATTGGCTATGAGCCGAAGAGTAACGAATTGCTGAAACGATTGTATGTTCTTGATATCAACCGGAGAAAACAGGCATTGGAGCTCCTTGAAAGCATACTCTCCTCACTTGAAAAAATTTAG
- a CDS encoding exodeoxyribonuclease III, with the protein MKLISWNVNGLRACLGKGFLDFCTLSDPDVICLQETKMQEGQAEFDLPGYHRYWNSADKKGYSGTAIFTKTEPLRVTRDFGEDLHRHEGRVLTAEYPSFYLVCCYTPNSQDALKRLDYRMQWEDDLREYLMELDREKPVVYCGDLNVAHQEIDIKNPAANRRNAGFSDEERAKMTELLSSGFVDTFRALWPDRVAYSWWSYRFRSRERNAGWRIDYFLVSQRLMERVKTAEIYAEIGGSDHCPVALELGAPL; encoded by the coding sequence ATGAAACTGATCTCCTGGAATGTCAACGGCCTGCGCGCCTGCCTGGGCAAGGGCTTTTTGGACTTCTGCACCCTGTCGGACCCGGATGTGATCTGTTTGCAGGAGACGAAAATGCAGGAGGGGCAGGCGGAGTTCGACCTGCCCGGCTACCACCGCTACTGGAACAGCGCCGATAAAAAGGGCTACTCCGGTACCGCCATCTTCACCAAAACCGAGCCATTGCGCGTCACCCGGGACTTTGGAGAGGACCTCCACCGCCACGAAGGGCGCGTTCTCACGGCCGAATACCCCTCGTTCTACCTGGTGTGCTGCTACACGCCCAACTCTCAGGACGCCCTCAAGCGGCTGGACTACCGGATGCAGTGGGAGGACGACCTGCGGGAGTATCTCATGGAGCTGGACCGGGAAAAGCCGGTGGTCTACTGCGGCGATTTGAATGTGGCCCACCAGGAGATCGACATCAAAAACCCGGCGGCCAACCGCCGCAATGCCGGCTTTTCCGACGAAGAGCGCGCCAAGATGACGGAGCTTCTCTCCTCCGGGTTTGTGGACACCTTCCGGGCCCTGTGGCCCGACCGGGTGGCCTACTCCTGGTGGAGCTACCGCTTCCGCTCCAGAGAGCGGAACGCGGGCTGGCGCATCGACTACTTTCTTGTCTCGCAGCGCCTGATGGAGCGGGTGAAAACGGCGGAAATCTACGCCGAGATCGGGGGCAGCGACCACTGTCCCGTGGCGCTGGAGCTTGGCGCGCCGCTGTGA
- the gpr gene encoding GPR endopeptidase, protein MGTKRTDLAMEAREIWQESAEKTTRLQGVKARNSRREGYGVTRVEILDEKGEQALGKPVGTYVTVDLESFWSRKAGFFERAVRAVGEELKAMLPPEGSVLVVGLGNAAMTPDAVGPQTLDSILVTRHLLRSMPRQFSGFRSVSVLRTGVLGTTGLESAEMVCGAAERIKPDFVVAVDALASRRLKRVCATIQLSDTGIVPGSGVGNSRTELSKKTLGVPVFAIGIPTVVDAATLAEDLVEEAGGDAAALPALGKKGAPLMVTPQEVDSRVRELSKVAGYALNWALQDLEIEDVNSLLS, encoded by the coding sequence ATGGGGACGAAACGGACAGACCTGGCCATGGAGGCCAGGGAGATTTGGCAGGAGAGCGCGGAAAAAACCACCCGGCTCCAGGGCGTAAAGGCCCGCAACAGCCGCCGGGAGGGCTATGGCGTGACCCGGGTGGAAATTTTGGATGAAAAAGGGGAGCAGGCCTTGGGCAAGCCTGTGGGCACCTATGTGACCGTGGACCTGGAGAGCTTTTGGAGCAGGAAGGCCGGCTTTTTTGAGCGGGCCGTCCGGGCTGTGGGCGAGGAGCTGAAGGCGATGCTGCCGCCGGAGGGCTCGGTGCTGGTGGTGGGCCTTGGAAACGCGGCCATGACGCCGGACGCGGTGGGGCCCCAGACCCTGGACAGCATTTTGGTGACGCGGCACCTGCTGCGCTCCATGCCCAGGCAGTTTTCCGGCTTCCGGAGCGTATCGGTGCTGAGGACCGGCGTGCTGGGCACCACCGGACTGGAGTCGGCGGAGATGGTCTGCGGCGCGGCGGAGCGGATCAAGCCGGACTTTGTGGTGGCGGTGGACGCCCTGGCTTCCCGCCGCTTAAAGCGGGTCTGCGCCACCATTCAGCTCAGCGACACGGGCATCGTCCCCGGCTCCGGCGTGGGCAACAGCCGCACTGAGCTGAGTAAGAAGACCCTGGGCGTACCGGTGTTCGCCATCGGCATCCCCACGGTGGTGGACGCGGCCACCCTGGCCGAGGACCTGGTGGAGGAGGCGGGAGGCGACGCGGCGGCCCTGCCCGCCCTGGGGAAAAAGGGCGCGCCGCTGATGGTTACGCCACAGGAGGTGGACAGCCGGGTGCGGGAGCTGAGCAAGGTGGCCGGCTACGCCTTGAACTGGGCGCTGCAGGACCTGGAGATCGAGGACGTCAACTCCCTTCTGAGCTGA
- a CDS encoding YcxB family protein gives MVVSFQYTREEWVRCHRKYLFLSRTLTQIELWLAAVLCVLCVAYLVYFGPAWKSVSLCILCAAVVGMFWFMYFRQPHRIYDKTPGFDLPHVLDFNEDGVDYRTEGFVTSTPWEKFVTYVETDEAFFLAESRSVYTMIPKRALVSAEEKNLRGILKDHLPKNQFPKGRR, from the coding sequence ATGGTCGTTTCGTTTCAGTATACCAGGGAGGAGTGGGTGCGCTGCCACCGCAAGTACCTCTTCCTCTCCCGGACCCTGACCCAGATCGAGCTGTGGCTGGCGGCGGTGCTGTGCGTGCTGTGTGTGGCGTATCTGGTGTATTTTGGCCCCGCCTGGAAGAGCGTGTCGCTGTGCATCCTGTGCGCGGCTGTGGTGGGTATGTTCTGGTTTATGTATTTCCGCCAGCCCCACAGGATTTATGACAAGACCCCGGGCTTTGACCTGCCCCACGTCCTGGACTTCAACGAGGACGGGGTGGACTACCGGACCGAGGGCTTTGTCACCTCCACGCCATGGGAGAAGTTCGTCACCTATGTGGAGACGGACGAGGCATTTTTCCTTGCGGAGAGCCGCTCCGTCTACACCATGATCCCCAAGCGGGCCCTTGTGAGCGCCGAGGAGAAGAACCTGCGCGGGATATTAAAGGACCATCTGCCCAAGAACCAGTTCCCCAAGGGCAGGAGATAA
- the metG gene encoding methionine--tRNA ligase: MEEKKTFYITTPIYYPSDKLHIGHTYCTVATDAMARYKRLQGYDVMFLTGTDEHGQKIEDRARAAGVTPKEFVDAIVEGGGGVLDLWKLMNISNDRFIRTTDDYHVSAIQKIFKKMYDNGDIYKGKYVGKYCKPCESFWTESQLVDGKCPDCGREVVDAEEEAYFFRLSKYGDRVRDLLENTDFLQPHSRVNEMVKNFIDPGLEDLCVSRTSFTWGIPVDFDPGHVVYVWVDALFNYTTALGFLNDAYHDYDKYWPADVHFVGKEIVRFHSIIWPAMLMSMGMPLPKHVYGHGWLLLEGGKMSKSKGNVVDPYMLAQRYGVDALRYFLLRSFPFGSDGTFSNELLISTINTDLANDLGNLVSRTTAMVEKYFAGNLPTNHKMEPMDHELMEMAGSLRRRYEEQMEKFAFQSALSEVFSVVARANKYIDETAPWVLARDEDNNPRLAMVMYNLLETIRICAVLLTPFMPESMARVFDQIGASGKLTTWESAGSWGVLPKDASVRKGEALFPRIDMEKELKALEELEEQKKAEAEAASRPALEIEPLAGENVDFDTFCKSDFRAVKVKACEAVPKSSKLLRFTLDDGTGTDRHILSGIHKWYEPEDLVGKTLVAIVNLPPRKMMGLESCGMLLSAVHTERGEECLNLMIVDDKIPAGAKLC, translated from the coding sequence ATGGAAGAGAAAAAAACATTCTATATCACCACCCCCATTTACTACCCGTCGGACAAGCTTCACATCGGCCACACCTACTGCACCGTGGCCACCGACGCCATGGCACGCTACAAGCGGCTTCAGGGCTATGACGTGATGTTCCTCACCGGCACCGACGAGCACGGCCAGAAGATCGAGGATCGGGCCAGGGCCGCCGGCGTGACGCCCAAGGAGTTTGTGGACGCAATTGTGGAGGGCGGCGGCGGCGTGCTGGATTTGTGGAAGCTGATGAACATCTCCAACGACCGCTTCATCCGCACCACCGACGACTACCACGTGTCCGCCATCCAGAAGATTTTCAAGAAGATGTACGACAACGGCGACATCTACAAGGGCAAGTACGTGGGCAAATACTGCAAGCCCTGCGAGTCCTTCTGGACCGAGTCCCAGCTGGTGGACGGCAAGTGCCCCGACTGCGGCCGGGAGGTGGTGGACGCCGAGGAGGAGGCCTACTTCTTCCGCCTGTCCAAATACGGCGACCGGGTCCGGGACCTGCTGGAGAACACCGACTTCCTCCAGCCCCACAGCCGGGTCAACGAGATGGTGAAAAACTTCATCGACCCCGGATTGGAGGACCTGTGCGTCTCCCGCACCAGCTTCACCTGGGGCATTCCCGTGGACTTTGACCCGGGCCACGTGGTCTATGTGTGGGTGGACGCCCTGTTCAACTACACCACCGCCCTGGGCTTTTTGAACGACGCGTACCACGACTACGACAAGTACTGGCCCGCGGACGTCCACTTTGTGGGCAAGGAGATCGTCCGCTTCCACTCCATCATCTGGCCCGCTATGCTCATGAGCATGGGTATGCCCCTTCCAAAGCACGTGTACGGCCACGGGTGGCTCCTGCTGGAGGGCGGCAAGATGAGCAAGTCCAAGGGCAACGTGGTGGACCCCTATATGCTGGCCCAGCGCTACGGCGTGGACGCGCTGCGCTATTTCCTGCTGCGCTCGTTCCCCTTCGGCTCCGACGGAACCTTCTCCAACGAGCTGCTGATCTCCACCATCAACACGGACCTGGCCAACGACCTGGGGAATCTGGTCTCCCGCACCACCGCCATGGTGGAAAAGTACTTTGCCGGAAACCTGCCCACCAACCACAAGATGGAACCTATGGACCATGAGCTGATGGAGATGGCCGGGTCCCTCCGCCGCCGCTACGAGGAGCAGATGGAGAAGTTCGCCTTCCAGTCCGCCCTTAGCGAGGTGTTCTCCGTGGTGGCCCGGGCCAATAAGTATATTGATGAGACGGCGCCCTGGGTGCTGGCCAGGGACGAGGACAACAACCCCCGCCTGGCCATGGTCATGTACAATCTGCTGGAGACCATCCGCATCTGCGCGGTGCTGCTGACGCCCTTCATGCCGGAGTCCATGGCCAGGGTTTTCGACCAGATCGGCGCTTCCGGCAAGCTGACCACCTGGGAGTCCGCCGGAAGTTGGGGCGTGCTGCCCAAGGACGCCTCCGTCCGCAAGGGCGAGGCCCTGTTCCCCCGCATCGACATGGAAAAGGAGCTGAAGGCATTGGAAGAACTGGAAGAACAGAAAAAAGCGGAGGCGGAGGCCGCCTCCAGGCCCGCGCTGGAGATTGAGCCCCTTGCCGGGGAGAACGTGGACTTTGACACCTTCTGCAAAAGCGATTTCCGGGCGGTGAAGGTGAAGGCCTGCGAGGCGGTGCCCAAGTCCTCCAAGCTGCTGCGCTTCACCTTAGACGACGGCACCGGCACGGACCGCCATATCCTCTCCGGCATCCACAAGTGGTATGAGCCGGAGGACTTGGTGGGCAAGACGCTGGTGGCCATCGTGAACCTGCCGCCCCGCAAGATGATGGGCCTGGAGTCCTGCGGCATGCTGCTCTCCGCCGTCCACACCGAGCGCGGTGAGGAGTGCTTGAACCTGATGATCGTGGACGATAAAATTCCGGCCGGAGCAAAGCTCTGCTAA
- a CDS encoding RNHCP domain-containing protein has translation MKTTENHFICRVCGGTAAPKGAGTAHRNHCPHCLASIHLDETPGDRASRCGGVMDPIGVWVRKDGEWAVIHRCRRCGVLHSNRVAADDNPFRLLSIAVKPLANPPFPIEYLDRMADK, from the coding sequence TTGAAAACCACAGAAAACCACTTTATCTGCCGCGTCTGCGGCGGCACAGCGGCGCCCAAGGGCGCCGGAACCGCCCACCGCAATCACTGCCCCCACTGCCTTGCCAGCATCCACCTGGACGAGACGCCGGGCGACCGGGCCTCCCGCTGCGGCGGTGTGATGGACCCCATCGGCGTATGGGTGCGCAAGGACGGGGAATGGGCCGTCATCCACCGGTGCCGCCGGTGCGGCGTGCTCCACTCAAACCGGGTGGCGGCGGACGACAACCCCTTCCGGCTGCTGTCCATCGCCGTCAAGCCCCTGGCCAATCCGCCCTTCCCCATAGAATATTTAGACCGGATGGCAGACAAATAA
- a CDS encoding GNAT family N-acetyltransferase translates to MEFRLANRDDLEALVENRMEFVQAVKGIDRKEDFRTKTRAFLSAHLEQPDFAAFIAVEEGRIAASCMACVFAVLPTEDLPAGRRARVMNVYTQPAHRRSGYAEALVRMMAEEMKRRGVEELRLECTEMGRPVYEKVGFEKLDNQMRLKLL, encoded by the coding sequence ATGGAATTCAGGCTGGCCAACCGGGATGACCTGGAGGCGCTGGTGGAAAACCGCATGGAGTTTGTCCAAGCCGTGAAGGGCATCGACCGCAAGGAGGACTTTCGCACCAAAACCCGGGCCTTTTTGAGCGCGCATCTGGAGCAGCCGGACTTTGCCGCGTTCATCGCGGTGGAGGAGGGGCGGATCGCGGCGTCCTGCATGGCCTGCGTCTTTGCGGTGCTGCCCACTGAGGACCTGCCCGCCGGGCGCCGGGCAAGGGTCATGAACGTCTATACACAGCCCGCGCACAGACGATCGGGATACGCCGAAGCGCTGGTGCGGATGATGGCGGAGGAGATGAAACGGCGGGGCGTGGAAGAGCTGCGGCTGGAGTGCACGGAGATGGGCCGGCCCGTGTACGAAAAAGTGGGCTTTGAAAAGCTGGACAACCAGATGCGGCTGAAGCTTTTATAA
- a CDS encoding MFS transporter: MLSVRGGVGVKSSRYRWVVCAASFLLLFCCIGLTANSFTVYQPYLIAQKGISNTQCSMLVTLRCVASLSGLFFIQFYYQKMGIRLGTTLALVLMASCRAMFAFGGGYAAYVAATCVSGFAHSLGGMVPASLVLTRWFRERSATAISICAAGTGLASVVAPPVLTYVIEHVSLKAAFLAEAAFGGCAAVLVLIFMRDRPAEEVEPASRPVAARPKRDWGMLTASLLLGTMGVPGYATFTVLYRSEGFDSATVALLISLLGASLMICKCVYGMATDHMGSYRAARLFFCVLVAAQAMTCLAVTGSLAIAVVTMLLQGFSLPLTNVGVSVFAKDMSRPDTYAATLREYQIAGMVGAIAFSPMPGILADWLGSYVPTYMLLTFSAVASMVLVRRGYRAKERAAERTGA; this comes from the coding sequence ATGCTGAGCGTGAGGGGGGGCGTTGGCGTGAAATCGTCGCGGTACCGGTGGGTGGTCTGCGCCGCAAGCTTTTTGCTGCTCTTTTGCTGCATCGGGCTGACGGCCAATTCCTTTACGGTGTACCAGCCGTATCTGATCGCCCAGAAAGGGATCAGCAATACCCAGTGTTCCATGCTGGTGACGCTGCGCTGTGTGGCGTCGCTGAGCGGCCTTTTTTTCATCCAGTTCTACTATCAAAAGATGGGCATCCGCCTTGGCACCACCCTTGCACTGGTGCTCATGGCCTCCTGCCGGGCCATGTTCGCCTTTGGCGGTGGATACGCCGCCTATGTGGCGGCCACCTGCGTCAGCGGCTTTGCCCACAGCCTGGGCGGGATGGTGCCCGCGTCGTTGGTGCTCACCCGCTGGTTCCGTGAGCGCTCCGCCACGGCCATCAGCATCTGCGCCGCGGGCACGGGCCTTGCCTCCGTGGTGGCGCCGCCGGTGCTCACCTATGTAATCGAACACGTCTCTCTGAAAGCCGCCTTTTTGGCGGAAGCGGCCTTTGGGGGCTGCGCGGCTGTGCTGGTCCTGATCTTCATGCGGGACCGTCCGGCAGAGGAGGTGGAACCGGCGTCAAGGCCCGTGGCCGCCAGGCCAAAGCGGGACTGGGGCATGCTGACCGCCTCCCTCCTGTTGGGGACCATGGGCGTGCCGGGCTATGCCACCTTTACGGTGCTCTATCGCAGCGAAGGGTTTGACAGCGCCACCGTGGCGCTGCTCATCTCCTTACTTGGCGCGTCGCTAATGATCTGCAAATGCGTGTACGGTATGGCGACGGACCACATGGGCTCCTACCGGGCTGCGCGGCTCTTTTTCTGCGTGCTGGTGGCGGCCCAGGCCATGACCTGTCTGGCGGTGACCGGCAGTCTGGCCATTGCCGTGGTCACCATGCTGCTCCAGGGCTTCAGCCTGCCGCTGACCAACGTGGGCGTGTCGGTCTTTGCCAAGGATATGTCCCGGCCCGACACCTATGCCGCCACGCTGCGGGAGTACCAGATCGCGGGAATGGTGGGCGCCATCGCCTTCAGCCCCATGCCCGGCATCCTGGCGGACTGGCTGGGCAGCTACGTGCCCACCTATATGCTGCTCACCTTCAGCGCGGTGGCCTCCATGGTCCTGGTGCGCCGGGGCTATCGGGCCAAAGAGCGCGCCGCGGAGCGGACGGGGGCGTAG
- the rnhA gene encoding ribonuclease HI, whose product MKTVTIYTDGACSGNPGPGGWGAVLLYGKHRRELSGGEANTTNNRMELTAVISALSLLKEPCEVELWSDSKYVIDGLSKGWARGWQKRGWVKSDKKPALNPDLWEKLLELTDHHSLRYHWVKGHADTPENNRCDELAVAQSRKFR is encoded by the coding sequence ATGAAGACAGTGACCATTTATACCGACGGCGCGTGCAGCGGCAACCCCGGTCCGGGAGGCTGGGGCGCGGTGCTGCTCTATGGCAAGCACCGCCGGGAACTCTCCGGCGGCGAGGCCAACACCACCAACAACCGCATGGAGCTGACGGCCGTCATCTCCGCCCTGTCCCTTTTGAAGGAGCCCTGTGAGGTGGAGCTGTGGTCGGATTCCAAATATGTGATCGACGGCCTTTCCAAAGGCTGGGCCAGAGGCTGGCAGAAGCGGGGATGGGTGAAGTCCGACAAGAAACCCGCCCTGAACCCGGATCTGTGGGAAAAGCTGCTGGAGCTGACCGACCACCACAGCCTCCGCTACCACTGGGTCAAGGGCCACGCGGATACGCCCGAAAACAACCGCTGCGACGAATTAGCGGTGGCGCAGAGCAGAAAGTTCCGTTGA
- a CDS encoding NAD(+) synthase, which translates to MKDGFISVACGTPKLRLTDCDYNAEQSFTLMRTAAKAGVKVLVLPELGLTGYTCGDLFNQTALLEGAREALSTILTATRNLEVVTAVGLPLQKDNKLYNCAAIIQKGAILGVIPKTHIPNYGEFYEKRQFAPAPEEDSLLAELCGQRDVPFGTHLLFRCESVPDLTLGFEVCEDLWAPCSPSVGLCQAGATIIGNLSASDEQASKDSYRRQLVASQSAKLICGYVYASAGEGESSSDLVFSGHDIIAENGTILNESRFETGLKISEVDVQRLAAERRRTQMLDSPPHSGYSSIPFTLTVEKTKLSRYVAPQPFVPESREDREERCQEILLIAALGLKQRLEHTAAKTAVVGLSGGLDSTLAMLITMIAMKMIDRPTPDVVAVTMPCFGTTKRTRTNAQVLAEQLGATLRTVDISDTVRSHFRDIGHDMADHSVTFENAQARERTQVLMDIANKTGGIVIGTGDLSELALGWATYNGDHMSMYGVNASIPKTLVRHLVAYVAKDNSDKDEALADVLEDILATPVSPELLPAIEGKIAQKTEDLVGPYELHDFFLYYIVRWGFSPRKVYRLAQYALGKTYDRETILKWLNNFYRRFFAQQFKRNCLPDGPKVGSVAFSPRGDWRMPSDAKWTLWEAELKTLE; encoded by the coding sequence ATGAAAGACGGATTTATTTCCGTGGCCTGCGGCACGCCCAAGCTGCGCCTGACAGACTGCGACTACAACGCGGAGCAGAGCTTTACCCTCATGCGCACGGCGGCGAAAGCCGGCGTAAAGGTGCTGGTGCTGCCGGAGTTAGGACTCACCGGGTACACCTGCGGCGACCTCTTTAACCAGACCGCCCTGTTGGAGGGGGCGCGGGAGGCGCTGTCCACCATCCTGACCGCCACCCGGAACCTGGAGGTGGTGACGGCCGTGGGATTACCCTTACAAAAAGATAACAAATTGTATAATTGCGCTGCTATTATACAAAAAGGAGCGATTTTGGGCGTGATTCCCAAGACCCACATCCCCAATTACGGGGAGTTTTACGAAAAGCGGCAGTTTGCCCCGGCGCCGGAGGAGGACAGTCTGCTGGCGGAGCTGTGCGGCCAGAGGGACGTGCCTTTCGGGACCCATCTCCTGTTCCGGTGCGAGAGCGTGCCGGATTTGACGCTGGGATTTGAGGTCTGCGAGGATTTGTGGGCGCCCTGTTCGCCGTCCGTGGGGCTGTGCCAGGCCGGCGCCACCATCATCGGCAACCTCTCCGCCAGCGATGAGCAGGCGTCCAAGGACAGCTACCGCCGCCAGCTGGTGGCCTCCCAGAGCGCCAAGCTGATCTGCGGCTATGTATACGCCAGCGCCGGCGAGGGGGAGTCCTCCTCGGATCTGGTGTTCAGCGGCCATGATATCATCGCGGAAAACGGCACCATCCTCAACGAGAGCCGGTTTGAGACGGGCCTTAAGATATCCGAGGTGGATGTGCAGCGCCTTGCCGCCGAGCGCCGCCGTACCCAGATGTTAGACAGCCCGCCCCACAGCGGCTATTCGTCCATCCCCTTCACCCTGACGGTGGAAAAGACCAAGCTGAGCCGGTACGTGGCGCCTCAGCCCTTTGTGCCGGAGAGCCGGGAGGACCGGGAGGAGCGGTGCCAGGAGATTCTGCTCATCGCCGCCCTGGGCTTAAAACAGCGGCTGGAGCACACTGCCGCCAAGACGGCGGTGGTGGGCCTCTCCGGCGGTCTGGACTCCACCCTGGCCATGCTCATCACCATGATCGCCATGAAGATGATAGACCGCCCCACCCCCGATGTGGTGGCGGTGACGATGCCCTGCTTCGGAACCACCAAGCGCACCCGGACCAACGCCCAGGTGCTGGCGGAGCAGTTGGGGGCCACGCTCCGGACGGTGGACATCTCCGACACGGTGCGCAGCCATTTCCGGGACATTGGCCACGACATGGCGGATCACAGCGTCACCTTTGAAAACGCCCAGGCCCGGGAGCGGACCCAGGTGTTGATGGACATTGCCAACAAGACCGGCGGCATTGTCATCGGCACCGGCGACCTCAGCGAGCTGGCCCTGGGCTGGGCCACCTACAACGGGGACCACATGAGCATGTACGGCGTCAACGCCTCCATCCCCAAGACGCTGGTGCGGCATCTGGTGGCCTATGTGGCCAAGGACAACTCCGACAAGGACGAGGCCCTGGCGGATGTGCTGGAGGACATTTTGGCCACGCCCGTGTCTCCGGAGCTGCTGCCCGCCATTGAGGGGAAGATCGCCCAGAAGACCGAGGACCTGGTGGGCCCCTATGAGCTCCACGACTTTTTCCTCTACTATATCGTCCGCTGGGGCTTTTCGCCCCGGAAGGTCTACCGCCTCGCCCAGTACGCACTGGGCAAGACCTACGACCGGGAGACGATCCTCAAATGGCTGAACAACTTCTACCGCCGCTTCTTTGCCCAGCAGTTCAAGCGCAACTGCCTGCCCGACGGGCCCAAGGTGGGCTCCGTGGCCTTCTCCCCCCGGGGCGACTGGCGCATGCCGTCGGACGCCAAGTGGACGCTGTGGGAGGCGGAGCTCAAAACGCTGGAATAG